Part of the Quadrisphaera sp. DSM 44207 genome, GCTCTGCGGGCGGCTGCAGGTGGTTGATCCCGAGGAGCCCCGCCCCGTCGGGAGCACCACCCGCACCGCCCCCGCCCGCGGGGACCAGCAGCGCCCTCACCGCCGGCAGGAGCGCGACGACAACGGCAGCCGCTCAGTGCTCGCCAGCCACCTGGTCCGCGCACGGCGCCACCACGTAGATGCTCGGCGGCGCGGCCGCGCTCGGCACGGAGCGCACGGGGCCTGGCCCGAGGCGGGTCCAGCCCTGCCCGGTCCAGACGTGGGTCGCCTGCGCGAGCCACTCGCCGCAGGAGACCGTCACCCGCTGGTCGGCGGGCACGGTGGGGTCGAGGTAGAGGTCGCCGGGAGCGCGGTCCGGGCGACGCTGCCCAGGTATCACCCGGCAGACGGTAGGCGCTGCGCCCGCGAGCACCGCCGCGCCACGCCGGACGCCGCAGCGCGGCGGCGGGCCGCGGTGCTCAGCCGCGCGCCTGCGCGAGGACGGCGTCCATCGTCTCCATGACCGAGACCGTCTCGTCGAGCGGCATGAGCGGGCTCTCGAGCAGGCCCTCGCGCAGGCAGCGCGCCACCTCGTCGGCCTCGAACCGCAGCCCGCGGCCCTCCACCCGCCCGTCGAAGCGCTCCGGCTCCCCCTCGCGGGGGACGAGCGTGATCACCGTGGGCGCGTAGAAGTCGCCCTCGACCTCGACGCGGGCGTCGGTGCCGACCACGGCCGCGCGCGTCGGCGTCCTCGCCGCGGAGGTGCAGTGCAGCACCGCGTGGGCCCCGCCGGGGTGGTCCAGCAGGATCGACGTGCGCCCGTCCACGCCCGTGAACGCGGGCGTGACGAGCGCCGTGACGCCGCTCGGGGCCCCCAGCACCATCGAGGCGAAGGAGACCGGGTAGACGCCCAGGTCCAGCAGCGCCCCGCCGCCGAGCGCGGGGTCGAAGAGGCGGTGCGCCGGGTCGCGCGGGAACCACTGGCCGTGGTCGGCGGTGACGACCACCAGCTCGCCCAGGGCGCCGTCCGCCAGCAGCTGCCGCAGCCGGGCGGTGTGCGGCAGGAACCGCGTCCACATGGCCTCCATGAGGAACAGGCCCTGCGCGCGCGCGACGCCCACCAGGTCGCGCGCCTGCGCGGCGTCCATCGTGAACGCCTTCTCCACCAGGACGGGCTTGCCGGCCCGCAGGGCGAGCAGGGCGTCCTCGTGGTGCATCGGGTGCGGGGTGGCGACGTAGACGACGTCGACCTCCGGGTCCTCCACCAGCGCGGCGTAGCTGCCGTGGCGGCGCGGGACCCCGAAGCGGTCGGCGAAGGCGTGCGCCCGCTCGCGCGTGCGCGAGCCGACGGCGACGACGGTGCCGGAGCCCGTGAGGGCGAGGTCCGCGGTGAAGTCGCCCGCGATGCCGCCCGTGCCGATCACGCCCCAGCGCAGCGGTGCGTCCATGCGCCTGCCTCCCCGTCGGTGGTGGGGTCGCCATCCTCCCGGGCGGGGTGCGCGGCCCGCGCGCGGGTGCCGTGCCTGCGGACCGCGCCCGGGCTCACCTGGACCCGCGGCGGAACTCCCGGCGCGGGACCGCCGCGCCGGAGCCGGAGCCGACGCCCCTCGTGCCGTCCGTCCCGGGGGGCGGGAACCGCTCCTCCGGCCCCCGCCCCCCGGGACGGACGGGCGTCAGGGGACGACGGTGATGCGGTCCGTCGCCGGCGGGGCGATCGGCTCGCCCGCCAGGGAGGAGACGAGGGCGTCGACGTCGAAGCCGGGCTGGTTGACCGGGTTCGTGCCCTGGGTGAGCACCGTGAAGCCATCCCCGCCGCCGGCGAGGAAGCTGTTCACCGTGATCCGGTACGTCGCCGCCGGGTCGACGGCCGTGCCGCCGATGGTCAGCGAGCCCGGCACCACCCTGCGCTCGGAGGCGTCGACGGTGTAGGCCACCGAGCTGGAGGGCTGCAGCACCCGCCCGACGGCGAACTGCTGGTCCAGCAGCGCGTACAGCTGGGCACCGGTCAGGTCGAGCGTGGTGAGCAGGTTGTTGAACGGCTGGACGGTGAAGGCCTCGCCGTAGGTGACGACGCCGGCCCCCTCGCCCGCGGGCGAGGGGGCGTGGGTCAGGTCGGCGCGCACGCCGCCGGGGTTCATGAACGCCGCGACGGCACCCGCCTCGTCGTCCGTGGCCGCCAGCTGCGCGTCGGCGACGAGGTTCCCCAGCGGGGACTCCCCCAGCAGCGCCGTGCTCGCGCCGGAGGCGGGCAGCAGCTCCTCCTGGGCGCGCACGACGTCGGCGGTCACGGCCCCGACCGGCTCGTTCGCGATGGGCGCGGCGATCTCCTGGTAGCGGGCGATCAGCGCCTGCGCCGCCGGGTCCGGGGCCACGTCGCGGGTGACGACGACGTTCTCGGCCTCCTTGGCGACGACGTCGCCGCTGCGGCGGTCGACGGTCAGGTCGACGTCGGTGATGAGCCGGCCGTTGGAGAGGGCCTGGGTGACGAGCTTGCCGTCGACGAGCTGACCGCCCTCGCAGACGAAGCCGGTGTGGGTGTGCCCGGTCATCACGACGTCGACCTCGTCGTCGAGCGCGCGCACGACGTCGAACGCGGGCCCGGTGGGCGCGTCGCACGCCTGCACGGAGCCGGTGGTGGCGCCGCCCTCGTGCAGGGAGACGACGACGGTCTCCACGCCCCGGCGGCGCAGCTGCTCGACGTACCGGTTGACGGTCTCGGCCTCGTCGAGGAACTGCACGTCCTCGATGCCGGCGGCGGAGACGATGCTCGGCGTCCCCTCCAGGACGACGCCGATGACGCCCACGCGCACGCCGCCGACCCTCTCCACCGCGTAGGGCCGGAAGATCGGCTTCCCCGTGGTGCGGTCGACGACGTTCGCCGCCAGCCACGTGGCGTCCGACCCGTCGTAGCCGTCGCCGTCGAGGCACCCGTCGACCGGGTGGCACTGCCCGCCCCGCACGAGGCGCCGCAGCTCGTCGACGCCCTCGTCGAACTCGTGGTTGCCCACGGTCGCGAGGTCGAGGCCGAGCGCGTCCATCGCCTCGACCGTCGGCTCGTCGCGGAAGAGCGCGGCGAGGAACGGGCTGCCGCCGACGAGGTCGCCGTTGCTGATCGTCAGGGTGTTGTGGTTCTCCGCCTCCTGCTGGCGCAGGTGGGTGGCGAAGAAGGCCAGGCCCCCGGCGTCGAGGGTCGCGCCGTCGACGCTCACTCGAGCGCCCGAGCCGGTCGGGGGCTCCAGCGCCCCGTGGAAGTCGTTGAAGCCCAGCAGCTGCACCTGCACCGACGGGGCGCCGGAGGGCTTGGTGGCCTTGGTGGCCTTGGTGGCCTTGGTGGCCTTGGCGGCCTTGGCGGCCTTGGTGGGCCCGGCGGTCGCGGCGCTCTCGGCGACGGCGGGGGCGGTGTCGAGAGCGAGCGCGCCGAGCGAGAGCGACGCCGCGAGGGCGGCGGCCAGGGAGCGGTGCCTCATGGGTCCTCCACGAACGGGTGCCCGGGTGCGGATGATCCGCACCCTACGTCCCATTGTGTGCGCGCACGGTGACAGTTCCGGGAACGTGCGGTGCCCGGTTCAGGCCGGTGCCGAGGGCGCCCCGGCGGCCGCCCACGGCAGCAGGACGCCGAGCACCACGAGCGCCGCGCCGGAGGCGGCCACCAGCGCCCGCCAGCCGGTGCCCAGGCCGTCGAGGAAGCCGCCGGGGCCGCCGGCGGGCGCCACCCCCGCCGGCTCCAGGGACGCGGTGAGCGCGAACAGCTCGACGCGGGAGGCGAGCAGCGCCCGCTGGGACTGCAGCGACTCCAGCTCGCCCTGGCGCTGCGCGAGCGCCTGCTCCGCCTGCACCAGGGCCTCGGTCGTCGGGGCGCCGTCGAGCAGCCCCTGCAGGCGCCCGACCGAGGTCTGCAGGGCGCTGACGCGGGCGTCGAGGTCGACGGCGTCCGCGGTGACGTCCGAGCTGGAGACCGAGACCTCCGCGACGTCGCCGAGGTCCTCCAGCCGGGCGAGCACCCCGGTCAGGGCCTGCGCCGGCACCCGGGTGACCAGCTGCGCCGAGCCGGCCCCGCCGTCCGGGGACGCCGCGCGCTCGGTGCGCTCCTCGACGCGGCCGCCGGCGGGCTCCACGGGCTCGCCGACCCGCTGGGCGGCCCGCGCGGGCTCGGCCACGGCGATCCGCGCGGACGCCGTGGTGACGACCTGCCGGTCCTCGGCCGCGGCGAGCACCGCCGCGGCCGGGTCGGCGTCCGCCGCCGTCGACCCACCGGCCGCGTCGCCGTCCTGGGCCGACTCCGCACCGGCCCCGTGGCCGGATCGTGTCCGCCCGCCGCGGCGGGCTCGGCGCGGTGGGCCCGCCGCGGCGGGCGGTGCTCACACCAGGTGCACGCCCGCGGCCGCCATGTCCGCCCGCGCCCGCTGCGGGTCCTCCGGTCGCAGGGCCACGAACCGGGTGACCGCCAGCGGCACGGTGACGTCGTAGCCCAGCCGCGCGCCGTCCAGCGCCGTGGCGCGCACGCAGTGGTCCCCGGCGAGGCCCACGACGACCAGGCGCCGCACGCCGGCCTCCTGCAGCAGGGCGCCGAGGCGGGTGGCGTCCGTGCGCCCGCTGGCGAGGTCGACCTCGGAGAAGCCGGAGTAGCCGTCCTCGGTGCCGGTGCCCTTGCGCACCCGCGAGGCGCCCTCCGGCACCCGCAGCCCCGGCGCCAGCTCCGCCCCCGGGGTGCCGGCCACGCAGTGCACCGGCCAGGTCCCGCCGTCCTGCGCGAAGTGCGGGGTGTGCTCGGGGTGCCAGTCCTGCGTGAAGACGACGGGCGAGCCCGCCGCGACCGCGGCGTCGACCTCGGCGTTGACGAGCGGGACGACGTCCTCGCCGCCGGCCACGTACAGGCCCCCGGCGGGGTCGGCGAAGTCCACCTGGACGTCGACGACGACGAGCGCGGTGCCGGGTGCGTACTGCTGCGGCATGGGGCACAGCCTCGCACCCCGGGCCGGCCGCGGTGCGGCCGGCGCCCGCTCGTCGCGCGCCCGGGCCCCGTCGGGCGGTCCGTGGGCGATAATCCGTCCCAGCGCTCCGAGGAGCACCCGACGAGCACCCGACGAGCGATGGAGGGCCCGGATGAGCAGCGCCGCGGCCGTCGTGGACTCCCTCGGCGCGCACGACGTGCTGTTCTTCCGCCGGCTGCGGCGCGGGGTGTGGTCCCACGTCAGCGGCGTCGGCCGCGGCGCCGGCTGGGCCGGCACGGTCGCCGTCGCCGAGGACGGCGCGGCCGGCGCGGGTGGGGTCGGCAGCGCAGGCGGGCTCGGCGGCGGCGGCGCCGCGGGGGAGGGCGCGGAGCCGGTGCTGCGCCGCGCGCTCGGAGCGACCGGCGTGGTCCGCCTGCTCTCGGCCACGCCCGCGCGCGTCGTGGGCCCGTACTTCGCCGGCACCGCGGCGGTGCTGCGCGTGGACGGCGACCTGCTGGCCGTGTGGGGCCACCCCGGGCGCAGCGAGCGGCTCCTGGCCGCCACCGACGAGGAGCTCTCCCGCGCGTCGGCTGACCTCGTGGACGCGGCGGAGGACGACACCGCGGCCCGGCGGCTGTCCGACGAGCTCGCCGTGCTGCACGCCGTCCAGGAGCTGACCGCCAGCCTGGACCAGCCGCTGCCGCAGACGCTGCACCGGGTCGCCGCCGTGCTCGCCGAGGCCCTCGGCTGCGCCCTGGCGGCGGCGTGGGTCGGCGACCGGTGCGCGGTGGTCGAGCGCGGGTGGCGCGCGCACGCCGACGCGCCGCAGGTCGCAGCCGCGGCGGCGGGCGTTGCCCCGCCGCCCGGCGCGCCCGCCGTCGTCCGCCAGGACAGCGCCGCCCACCCGCTGCCGCCGCCGCTCTCCCCGGCGCAGGGCGTGGTCTCCCACCTCCTGCTCGGCCTGGACGTGCCGGGCGGCGGAGGGGTGGTCGCCGTGCACACCACCGCCGCGCCGCGCGGCTTCACCGAGCTGTGCCAGCGCACCGCCGCCCAGCTGACCAGCACCGCGAGCGTGCTGCTGCAGGTGGCGCTGGCCCGCGAGCGCGTCGAGCAGCAGCTGCACGACGCGCGCCTGCTGCTGGGTCGCGACGCCCTGACGGACGTCGGCAGCCGCCACCGCTGGGACGAGGAGCTGGCCCGCGCCCAGCAGCTCGTGGACGGCGGCACGACCGTGTCCGTGGCCCTGCTCGACCTCGACGACCTCAAGTGGGTCAACGACACCCACGGCCACCCGGCCGGCGACGCGCTGCTGCGCGCGTGCGCCGCCGCGGTGCGCGGCTGCCTGCGCGGGGACAGCGACGTCGTCGCCCGCGTCGGCGGCGACGAGTTCGCCGTCCTCGTGCCCCGCGCCACCGACACCGAGGCCCTGGCCGCGCGGCTGCGCTCCGGCGTGGACGGCACGCTGCTGCCCTCCGGCCTGCCGCTGCGCGTGTCCATCGGCGTCGCCCGCTGCGGCCCGGGGCAGAGGGTCGCCGACGCCTTCGCCGAGGCCGACGCCGCCATGTACGCGGACAAGCGCCGCCGCCGCGACCAGCCGCGACCGGTCTGACCCGGTCTGACCCGGTCCGCCCGCACGATCTCGCCCGCATGAGCCCCTCCCGCACGAGCCGCCTGCCTCCGCTGGGCTCCCTGCTGGCGCGGGCGGTGCTCGCGCTCGCCGTGCTCGTGCACCTGGTGGTCCTCTACGCGCCGCGGGCGCCGTCCGGGGGCGGGACGCCCGGCGTCGACAAGGTCGTCCACGTCGCCGTCTTCGCGCTCGTGGTGTGGGCGGGCCGGTGGGCGCGGCTGGCTCGGCGCCCCCTGGTGCTCGTGCTGCTCGGCCACGCGCTGGTCTCCGAGGCGCTGCAGCACTGGCTGCTGCCGGCCCGCAGCGGCGACTCGCTCGACGTGCTGGCCGACGCGGCCGGGGTCGCGCTCGGCGCGCTGCTCGCCGTGCCGCGCCCGCCCGCGCGCGCGATGATGCAGCCGTGGCCGCGGGAGGGGAGGAGGGCTGGTCGATGACCGGCCGGCTGCTCGTCGCCACGCCCGCGCTGCGCCACCCCGCCTTCCGGCGCGCCGTCGTCCTGCTGCTCGACCACACCCGCGAGGGCGGCGCGCTCGGCGTCGTCGTCAACCGGCCGACGGCCATGGACGTCGAGGCGGTCCTGCCCGGGTGGCAGCCCTTCGTCACCGTGCCCGGGCGCCTGTTCCAGGGCGGCCCGGTGGCCCTGGACACCGCCCTCGGCCTCGTCACCGTCCCGGGGGACGAGTCCGACCCGCTCGGGGTGCGGCGCATCGTCGGCTCGGTGGGCGTGGTCGACCTCGACGCGCCGCCCGAGGTCGTCACGCCCGTGCTCGCGGGCCTGCGCATCTTCGCCGGCTACGCCGGGTGGAGCGCGGGCCAGCTGGAGGGGGAGATCGAGGAGGGCTCCTGGTACGTCGTCGACGGCGAGGCCGGGGACGCCTTCACCGACGACCCCGAGGGGCTGTGGAGCGACGTCTTGCGCCGCCAGCCCGGGGAGCTGGCCTGGGTGTCCACCTTCCCCGACGACCCGGCGATGAACTGAGCCGGCCCGCGCGGAGCGGGCCTGCCTCGCCGCGGTCGACCTAGACTCGGGTGCATGAGCGAGCCGCTGTCCGACCCCGCCGCCCGCCCGGCGTCCCAGCCCTCGGGGCCCGGCACCTCCGGGACGGCGGTCCTCGACCGCCAGCGCCTCGAGCAGCCCGTCGAGCCCGGGGACCACGAGCGCTTCGCCCACTACGTGCGCAAGGAGAAGGTCCTGGAGTCGGCGCTGTCGGGGGAGCCCGTCGTCGCGCTGTGCGGCAAGGTGTGGGTGCCCGGCCGCGACCCGAACCGCTTCCCGGTCTGCCCGGTGTGCAAGGAGGTCTACGACGGCCTGCGCGACCGGGCGGACGGCCCGGGCTCCGGCGGCTCGGGCTCCGGCGGCTCGGGCTCCGGCGCCGGGGAGTGATCCCCGGCGAGCTGCGGGC contains:
- a CDS encoding VanZ family protein, encoding MSPSRTSRLPPLGSLLARAVLALAVLVHLVVLYAPRAPSGGGTPGVDKVVHVAVFALVVWAGRWARLARRPLVLVLLGHALVSEALQHWLLPARSGDSLDVLADAAGVALGALLAVPRPPARAMMQPWPREGRRAGR
- a CDS encoding Gfo/Idh/MocA family protein, yielding MDAPLRWGVIGTGGIAGDFTADLALTGSGTVVAVGSRTRERAHAFADRFGVPRRHGSYAALVEDPEVDVVYVATPHPMHHEDALLALRAGKPVLVEKAFTMDAAQARDLVGVARAQGLFLMEAMWTRFLPHTARLRQLLADGALGELVVVTADHGQWFPRDPAHRLFDPALGGGALLDLGVYPVSFASMVLGAPSGVTALVTPAFTGVDGRTSILLDHPGGAHAVLHCTSAARTPTRAAVVGTDARVEVEGDFYAPTVITLVPREGEPERFDGRVEGRGLRFEADEVARCLREGLLESPLMPLDETVSVMETMDAVLAQARG
- a CDS encoding DUF4349 domain-containing protein; translated protein: MLAAAEDRQVVTTASARIAVAEPARAAQRVGEPVEPAGGRVEERTERAASPDGGAGSAQLVTRVPAQALTGVLARLEDLGDVAEVSVSSSDVTADAVDLDARVSALQTSVGRLQGLLDGAPTTEALVQAEQALAQRQGELESLQSQRALLASRVELFALTASLEPAGVAPAGGPGGFLDGLGTGWRALVAASGAALVVLGVLLPWAAAGAPSAPA
- a CDS encoding bifunctional UDP-sugar hydrolase/5'-nucleotidase gives rise to the protein MRHRSLAAALAASLSLGALALDTAPAVAESAATAGPTKAAKAAKATKATKATKATKPSGAPSVQVQLLGFNDFHGALEPPTGSGARVSVDGATLDAGGLAFFATHLRQQEAENHNTLTISNGDLVGGSPFLAALFRDEPTVEAMDALGLDLATVGNHEFDEGVDELRRLVRGGQCHPVDGCLDGDGYDGSDATWLAANVVDRTTGKPIFRPYAVERVGGVRVGVIGVVLEGTPSIVSAAGIEDVQFLDEAETVNRYVEQLRRRGVETVVVSLHEGGATTGSVQACDAPTGPAFDVVRALDDEVDVVMTGHTHTGFVCEGGQLVDGKLVTQALSNGRLITDVDLTVDRRSGDVVAKEAENVVVTRDVAPDPAAQALIARYQEIAAPIANEPVGAVTADVVRAQEELLPASGASTALLGESPLGNLVADAQLAATDDEAGAVAAFMNPGGVRADLTHAPSPAGEGAGVVTYGEAFTVQPFNNLLTTLDLTGAQLYALLDQQFAVGRVLQPSSSVAYTVDASERRVVPGSLTIGGTAVDPAATYRITVNSFLAGGGDGFTVLTQGTNPVNQPGFDVDALVSSLAGEPIAPPATDRITVVP
- a CDS encoding diguanylate cyclase, which encodes MSSAAAVVDSLGAHDVLFFRRLRRGVWSHVSGVGRGAGWAGTVAVAEDGAAGAGGVGSAGGLGGGGAAGEGAEPVLRRALGATGVVRLLSATPARVVGPYFAGTAAVLRVDGDLLAVWGHPGRSERLLAATDEELSRASADLVDAAEDDTAARRLSDELAVLHAVQELTASLDQPLPQTLHRVAAVLAEALGCALAAAWVGDRCAVVERGWRAHADAPQVAAAAAGVAPPPGAPAVVRQDSAAHPLPPPLSPAQGVVSHLLLGLDVPGGGGVVAVHTTAAPRGFTELCQRTAAQLTSTASVLLQVALARERVEQQLHDARLLLGRDALTDVGSRHRWDEELARAQQLVDGGTTVSVALLDLDDLKWVNDTHGHPAGDALLRACAAAVRGCLRGDSDVVARVGGDEFAVLVPRATDTEALAARLRSGVDGTLLPSGLPLRVSIGVARCGPGQRVADAFAEADAAMYADKRRRRDQPRPV
- a CDS encoding isochorismatase family protein — encoded protein: MPQQYAPGTALVVVDVQVDFADPAGGLYVAGGEDVVPLVNAEVDAAVAAGSPVVFTQDWHPEHTPHFAQDGGTWPVHCVAGTPGAELAPGLRVPEGASRVRKGTGTEDGYSGFSEVDLASGRTDATRLGALLQEAGVRRLVVVGLAGDHCVRATALDGARLGYDVTVPLAVTRFVALRPEDPQRARADMAAAGVHLV
- a CDS encoding YqgE/AlgH family protein, yielding MTGRLLVATPALRHPAFRRAVVLLLDHTREGGALGVVVNRPTAMDVEAVLPGWQPFVTVPGRLFQGGPVALDTALGLVTVPGDESDPLGVRRIVGSVGVVDLDAPPEVVTPVLAGLRIFAGYAGWSAGQLEGEIEEGSWYVVDGEAGDAFTDDPEGLWSDVLRRQPGELAWVSTFPDDPAMN
- a CDS encoding DUF3039 domain-containing protein; translated protein: MSEPLSDPAARPASQPSGPGTSGTAVLDRQRLEQPVEPGDHERFAHYVRKEKVLESALSGEPVVALCGKVWVPGRDPNRFPVCPVCKEVYDGLRDRADGPGSGGSGSGGSGSGAGE